A window of Echeneis naucrates chromosome 13, fEcheNa1.1, whole genome shotgun sequence contains these coding sequences:
- the klc3 gene encoding kinesin light chain 3 — MNLRVVNMLSPEEILCSTQQVIAGLEALRGENRSLLESLQGVMENHPAPQSGSVEQEKSSIICQSLERIELGLSEAQVMMALSAHLGSLEAEKQKLRAQVRRLCQENQWLRDELASAQQRLQEREQDMVTLEEQNRHLQFMLSIRKYDQEEPQLDDKNTSSNKESLDDLFPAEDEEQSQMSQPHHSSAAAAAQQGGYEIPARLRTLHNLVIQYASQGRYEVAVPLCKQALEDLEKSSGHIHPDVATMLNILALVYRDQNKYKEAANLLNDALTIREKTLGMDHPAVAATLNNLAVLYGKRGKYKEAEPLCKRALEIREKVLGTDHPDVAKQLNNLALLCQNQGKYQEVELYYERALHIYQSKLGPDDANVAKTKNNLASCYLKQGKYRQAESLYKEILTRAHEKEFGSVEGEDRPSWSGAEHGGSPHDGISNLRRSGSFTKLRESIRRSSEKLVRKLRGVGMEETTPSNAGMKRANSLNILNVEGREGRDGSQSSHLADNRGLSCSTQSLTRRGSLGGTS, encoded by the exons ATGAACCTCAGAGTTGTAAACATGTTGTCACCAGAGGAGATTCTGTGCAGCACGCAGCAGGTGATTGCTGGGCTGGAAGCACTGAGAGGAGAGAACCGCAGTCTGCTGGAGAGCCTGCAGGGGGTGATGGAGAACCACCCGGCACCACAGAGCGGCAGCGTGGAGCAGGAGAAGAGCAGCATCATCTGCCAATCATTGGAGAGGATCGAGCTGGGGCTGAGTGAGGCGCAG GTGATGATGGCGCTGTCAGCTCACCTGGGATCACTggaggcagagaaacagaagctCCGAGCTCAG GTGCGTCGTCTCTGCCAGGAAAACCAGTGGCTAAGGGACGAGCTGGCCAGTGCTCAGCAGCGCCTGCAGGAAAGGGAGCAGGACATGGTCACtctggaggagcagaaccgACACCTGCAGTTCATGTTGTCCATACGCAAATACGACCAGGAGGAACCACAGCTG gatgacaaaaacacatcttcCAACAAAGAGTCTCTGGATGATCTTTTTCCTgctgaggatgaggagcagTCCCAGA TGTCGCAGCCACACCACAGCAGCGCAGCTGCTGCGGCCCAGCAGGGTGGCTATGAGATTCCTGCCCGCCTTCGAACGCTTCACAACCTGGTCATCCAGTATGCATCCCAGGGACGATACGAAGTGGCTGTACCACTCTGCAAACAG GCTTTGGAAGACCTGGAGAAGTCTTCAGGCCACATCCACCCTGATGTAGCCACCATGCTTAATATACTGGCTCTGGTGTACAG ggaccagaacaaatacaaagaaGCAGCCAACCTGTTGAATGATGCACTCACCATCAGGGAGAAGACTCTCGGGATGGATCATCCAGCT GTGGCTGCAACACTCAACAACCTGGCAGTGCTTTATGGGAAAAGAGGGAAATACAAGGAAGCAGAGCCGCTGTGTAAAAGAGCTCTGGAGATAAGAGAGAAA GTTCTGGGCACAGACCATCCAGATGTTGCTAAGCAGCTTAACAACCTAGCCCTGCTGTGTCAGAACCAGGGGAAGTACCAGGAAGTGGAGCTTTACTACGAACGTGCTCTGCATATCTACCAGAGCAAACTGGGACCAGATGATGCAAATGTGGCCAAGACCAAGAACAACCTG GCCTCCTGTTATCTGAAACAGGGGAAGTACAGACAAGCTGAGTCTCTGTACAAAGAGATTCTGACCCGAGCTCATGAGAAAGAGTTTGGATCTGTAGAAG GAGAAGATCGTCCCAGCTGGTCAGGGGCTGAGCATGGTGGTTCCCCACATGATGGAATCAGTAACCTGAGGCGCAGCGGTTCCTTCACCAAGCTCAGAGAGTCAATTCGCCGCAGCAGTGAGAAACTGGTCCGCAAGCTGAGAGGCGTTGGGATGGAGGAGACTACTCCTAGCAATGCTGG GATGAAGAGGGCAAACtctctgaatattttaaatgttgaagGCAGAGAAGGTCGAGATGGTTCCCAG TCAAGCCATTTGGCAGATAATCGAGGTCTGAGCTGCAGCACACAGAGTCTGACCAGACGAGGGTCACTTGGTGGGAcaagctaa